From a region of the Tachypleus tridentatus isolate NWPU-2018 chromosome 1, ASM421037v1, whole genome shotgun sequence genome:
- the LOC143233559 gene encoding uncharacterized protein LOC143233559, whose product MASPDFAATSLTVYNLSHIGGITVGLQESSTGIMKFVYEFESPGHLRTKKMTCIVVPFMTVTAMRCEGDVVKLLVDREPAMFLGVRHQRVGIIASANLYDTSKLVDVTDGEIKSCPLHKITLRHYQAAKMKMYLWHFDTRFKYLTELPLEGRSFLGELPLPEPDTEPIAKRRCAKKPLEDSRNKTLLEMLQAPPDVKSLYSPTTCSCRISCRTGRCSCAKMIRKCSMLSCMCGDCDNPLNVLESMEIDLEKVISDPCLLYNVYKVTNLRRYLLGTVVLPCCGYIATLLDVVPGLRDCPNGNCRKKLQFSWCRGYVCEESVNPRNHCNTCMKCCVMDEKHCMHCNKCYIKGMDSDQCPNCDVSSSTDFDLSSSSDVLQTPEDENRTEVSRRDTAVSDELSTSISYSASEVSVKVPLTSSSSRSLFSLPSSTSKIPSSVSSSSQRPQVITFSVSSRPTSSLAYSGPVLVTLSSNSKIPSSLSSASSQKSQLTLSSSTKTQLLASVLTAKSPSVNLSPLKSTVGHPPLFSDQTLPPARSSAVS is encoded by the exons ATGGCATCACCTGACTTTGCAGCTACCTCCCTTACTGTGTACAATCTGTCTCATATTGGAGGAATCACTGTTGGACTGCAGGAATCTTCCACTGGCATCAT GAAGTTCGTGTACGAGTTCGAATCACCAGGACACTTAAGAACTAAGAAAATGACGTGCATCGTCGTGCCATTTATGACAGTGACGGCCATGAGGTGTGAAGGTGATGTAGTTAAGCTCTTGGTCGATCGAGAGCCGGCCATGTTTCTTGGAGTTCGCCACCAGAGGGTCGGAATTATTGCGTCGGCTAACCTATACGATACCTCCAAACTGGTAGACGTTACAGATGGAGAAATTAAATCGTGTCCACTGCATAAG ATAACACTACGTCATTACCAAGCTGCAAAAATGAAGATGTATCTGTGGCACTTCGACACTCGATTCAAATATCTTACAGAACTGCCGCTAGAGGGACGTTCCTTCTTGGGAGAGCTCCCTCTGCCTGAACCAGATACAGAACCCATAGCAAAACGACGGTGTGCTAAAA aacCTCTGGAAGACAGTAGGAACAAAACTCTATTGGAAATGCTCCAAGCTCCTCCAGATGTCAAGTCATTGTATTCTCCAACCACGTGTTCCTGTCGTATAAGTTGTCGAACGGGTCGTTGTTCCTGTGCCAAAATGATCAGAAAGTGTTCGATGCTTTCTTGCATGTGTGGAGATTGTGATAATCCACTCAATGTCCTGGAATCTATGGAGATTGATCTGGAAAAGGTCATTAGTGACCCTTGTCTTCTTTACAACGTCTACAAG GTCACAAATTTGAGGCGTTACCTGCTAGGAACGGTTGTCCTGCCTTGCTGTGGATACATAGCCACCTTATTGGACGTTGTCCCTGGGTTAAGGGACTGCCCAAATGGGAACTGTCGGAAGAAGTTACAGTTCTCTTGGTGTCGAGGCTATGTGTGTGAAGAGTCTGTAAACCCACGTAACCACTGCAACACGTGCATGAAATGTTGTGTAATGGACGAGAAACATTGTATG CATTGCAACAAGTGCTACATAAAAGGTATGGACAGTGACCAGTGCCCCAATTGCGATGTCTCGAGTAGTACTGATTTTGATTTATCTTCTTCGTCTGACGTGCTACAAACGCCTGAAGACGAAAACAGGACGGAAGTGTCACGACGAGACACAGCAGTGTCTGATGAACTCTCAACTAGTATCAGTTATTCTGCCTCGGAAGTATCTGTCAAGGTACCTCTGACATCATCAAGTTCGAGGTCTTTGTTTTCTCTTCCATCTTCTACTTCAAAAATACCATCATCTGTTTCGTCGTCATCACAAAGACCCCAGGTCATCACTTTCTCAGTTTCCTCTAGACCAACTTCATCGTTGGCTTACTCGGGACCAGTATTGGTTACTTTGTCATCAAATTCTAAAATACCTTCGTCTCTTTCGTCAGCGTCTTCCCAAAAATCACAGTTAACCCTTTCTTCGTCTACTAAAACACAACTGTTGGCTTCAGTTTTGACAGCAAAATCACCTTCAGTTAACTTATCACCCCTAAAATCAACAGTGGGTCATCCACCATTGTTTTCGGACCAGACTTTGCCTCCTGCAAGATCATCCGCGgtcagttaa